A single window of Pectobacterium parmentieri DNA harbors:
- the pepT gene encoding peptidase T produces the protein MTDSLAHQLSNRFYRYLAVTSQSDASSTTLPSTPEQHEMARLLADELRALGLQDVVIDEHATVTAVKPGNCPSAPRIGFITHIDTVDVGLSPHIHPQTLRFTGEDLCLNAEQDIWLRTAEHPEILPYVGQDIIFSDGTSVLGADNKAAVTVVMTLMENLTDATPHGDIVVAFVPDEEIGLRGAKALDLKRFDVDFAYTIDCCELGEVVYENFNAASAEIRFTGVPAHPMSAKGVLVNPLLMAHDFISQFDRQQTPEHTEGREGYVWFNDLTANANEAKLKASIRDFDLATFEQRKQQIAAIAEKIAAQYPTGGVTYSLTDIYSNISNAITDDRRAIDLLFAALDTLGIEPKVTPMRGGTDGAALSAKGLLTPNFFTGAHNFHSRFEFLPVPSFVKSYEVALNLCLLAAK, from the coding sequence ATGACAGACAGTCTGGCTCATCAACTCAGCAACCGTTTTTACCGTTATCTCGCCGTCACCAGCCAAAGCGATGCCAGCTCGACAACGTTACCCAGCACACCGGAACAGCATGAAATGGCACGTCTGCTGGCGGACGAACTACGAGCACTGGGTTTGCAAGATGTCGTCATTGATGAGCACGCCACCGTGACAGCCGTGAAACCCGGCAACTGTCCGTCCGCACCGCGCATCGGTTTTATTACCCATATCGATACGGTTGACGTCGGTCTGTCACCGCATATTCACCCGCAAACGCTGCGCTTTACCGGTGAAGACCTGTGCCTGAATGCCGAACAGGACATCTGGCTGCGCACGGCGGAACACCCGGAAATTCTGCCGTATGTTGGGCAGGACATTATTTTCAGCGACGGTACCAGCGTACTCGGCGCAGACAACAAAGCCGCCGTTACCGTAGTGATGACGCTGATGGAGAATCTGACCGATGCGACACCACACGGTGATATCGTGGTGGCTTTCGTGCCAGATGAAGAAATTGGGCTACGCGGTGCGAAAGCGCTCGATCTCAAACGCTTCGATGTTGATTTCGCCTACACCATTGACTGCTGCGAGCTGGGTGAAGTGGTGTATGAGAACTTCAATGCGGCCTCGGCGGAAATCCGTTTTACCGGCGTGCCGGCACATCCGATGTCGGCGAAAGGCGTGCTGGTCAACCCGTTGCTGATGGCACACGATTTTATCAGCCAGTTCGATCGCCAGCAGACGCCAGAGCACACGGAGGGACGCGAGGGCTATGTCTGGTTTAACGATCTGACGGCAAATGCCAATGAAGCGAAGCTTAAAGCGTCTATCCGCGATTTCGACTTAGCGACGTTTGAACAGCGGAAGCAGCAGATCGCTGCGATCGCAGAGAAGATTGCCGCGCAGTACCCGACCGGCGGCGTGACCTACAGTCTCACCGATATTTACAGCAATATTAGCAATGCGATTACCGACGATCGGCGGGCTATCGACCTACTGTTTGCTGCACTGGACACGCTGGGCATTGAACCCAAGGTGACACCAATGCGTGGCGGCACGGACGGCGCGGCGCTGTCGGCCAAGGGGTTGCTGACGCCAAATTTCTTCACCGGTGCACACAATTTCCACTCGCGCTTTGAGTTTCTTCCTGTGCCATCGTTTGTGAAATCGTATGAAGTGGCATTGAATTTATGCCTACTGGCGGCGAAATAA
- a CDS encoding ABC transporter substrate-binding protein: MKKAGIRFTLAALTLAVASAASANTLVYCSEGSPENFNPQLYTSGTSVDASAVPIYNRLVDFKVGTTELVPSLAESWDISADGRVYTFHLRKGVKFQSNKFFKPSRDFTADDVIFSFMRQKDPQHPYHNVSKGTYANFESLSFSSLIQNIEKVDDHTVRFTLSHAEAPFLADLAWYFASILSAEYADAMFNAGTPERVDMDPIGTGPFELAQYQKDSRILFKAFPDYWEGKAKLDRLIFTITPDASVRYAKLEKNECQVMPFPNPADLPRMKENKDIVLMQKAGLNTGFLSFNTQKAPTDNVKVRQALTMAINKSAIIEAVFQGTGTAAKNLLPPGVWSADSELKDYDYDPDKARALLKEAGLAEGTAIELWAMPVQRPYNPNARRMSEMIQADWAKVGVQAKIVTFEWGEYLKRVKGGEHQAALMGWTTATGDPDNFFGPLFTCTAANGGSNSAKWCYAPFDKIITEARASQDHQQRIALYKQAQQMMHDQAPAVMIAHSTLSIPVRKEVIGYEVDPFDKHIFYQVDVKK; the protein is encoded by the coding sequence ATGAAAAAAGCAGGAATACGATTCACATTGGCTGCGTTGACGCTGGCGGTTGCCTCTGCGGCATCGGCGAATACCTTGGTGTATTGCTCTGAAGGATCGCCGGAAAATTTTAACCCGCAGCTTTATACCTCCGGAACCAGCGTGGATGCCAGTGCGGTGCCGATTTATAACCGTCTGGTGGATTTCAAAGTCGGCACCACGGAACTGGTGCCGAGTCTGGCGGAAAGTTGGGATATCAGTGCGGATGGCCGCGTGTATACCTTCCATTTACGCAAAGGGGTGAAGTTCCAGAGCAATAAATTCTTCAAACCCTCGCGTGATTTTACCGCCGATGACGTCATTTTCTCCTTCATGCGGCAAAAAGACCCGCAGCATCCCTACCACAATGTCTCGAAAGGGACTTATGCCAATTTTGAAAGCTTGTCTTTTAGTTCACTGATTCAGAATATCGAGAAAGTGGATGACCACACGGTGCGCTTTACGCTTTCCCATGCGGAAGCCCCGTTTCTTGCCGATTTAGCCTGGTACTTTGCTTCCATTCTCTCTGCGGAATATGCTGACGCCATGTTCAACGCCGGCACGCCGGAGCGCGTGGATATGGACCCGATTGGCACCGGACCGTTTGAATTAGCACAGTATCAGAAAGATTCGCGCATTCTGTTTAAGGCCTTTCCAGACTATTGGGAAGGCAAAGCCAAGCTGGATCGGTTGATCTTCACCATCACGCCAGATGCCTCTGTGCGGTACGCCAAGCTGGAGAAAAATGAGTGTCAGGTGATGCCTTTTCCTAATCCTGCCGATCTGCCGCGCATGAAAGAGAACAAAGATATTGTGCTGATGCAGAAGGCGGGATTGAATACCGGTTTCCTATCGTTCAATACCCAAAAGGCACCGACGGATAATGTGAAAGTGCGGCAGGCTTTGACGATGGCGATTAACAAATCGGCGATTATTGAAGCCGTTTTTCAGGGCACCGGCACTGCGGCGAAAAATCTGCTGCCACCGGGCGTCTGGAGCGCCGACAGTGAGTTGAAGGATTATGACTATGATCCCGATAAGGCCAGAGCGTTACTGAAAGAAGCTGGTTTAGCGGAGGGCACCGCTATCGAACTGTGGGCGATGCCGGTTCAACGCCCGTATAATCCGAATGCTCGTCGCATGTCGGAGATGATTCAGGCCGACTGGGCGAAAGTCGGCGTGCAGGCCAAGATTGTCACCTTCGAGTGGGGCGAATACCTGAAAAGGGTGAAGGGCGGTGAACATCAGGCAGCATTGATGGGCTGGACAACAGCGACGGGCGATCCTGATAACTTCTTCGGCCCGCTGTTTACCTGTACGGCGGCTAACGGTGGTTCCAACTCGGCAAAGTGGTGCTACGCACCGTTTGATAAAATTATCACCGAAGCGCGTGCTTCACAGGATCACCAGCAGCGCATTGCGCTATACAAGCAGGCGCAGCAGATGATGCACGATCAGGCTCCGGCCGTCATGATTGCGCATTCCACGCTCTCTATTCCAGTACGAAAGGAAGTGATCGGGTATGAAGTTGACCCGTTCGATAAGCATATTTTTTATCAGGTCGATGTGAAGAAGTGA
- a CDS encoding epoxyqueuosine reductase QueH translates to MSNVKTAEFKRPQLSLPNSADKLLLHSCCAPCSGEVMEAITASGIDYTIFFYNPNIHPQREYLIRKEENLRFAEQNNVPFIDADYDSDNWFERAKGMEREPERGIRCTMCFDMRFERTALYAAENGFSVISSSLGISRWKNMQQINECGQNAAQKYPGVTYWDYNWRKGGGSARMIEISKREHFYQQEYCGCIYSLRDSNKYRQSQGRDIIRIGKLYYGDETE, encoded by the coding sequence ATGTCGAATGTCAAAACCGCAGAATTCAAACGTCCGCAGCTTTCACTGCCCAATAGCGCAGACAAACTGCTGCTGCACTCTTGCTGCGCCCCTTGCTCTGGTGAAGTCATGGAAGCCATCACCGCTTCTGGCATCGACTACACCATTTTTTTCTATAACCCCAATATTCATCCGCAGCGCGAATACCTGATCCGCAAAGAGGAGAATCTCCGTTTCGCCGAACAGAATAATGTACCTTTCATTGATGCGGATTACGACTCAGATAACTGGTTCGAACGCGCCAAAGGCATGGAACGGGAGCCCGAACGCGGTATTCGCTGTACCATGTGTTTTGATATGCGCTTTGAACGCACCGCGCTGTATGCAGCGGAAAACGGCTTTAGCGTGATTTCCAGTTCGTTGGGGATTTCTCGCTGGAAAAACATGCAGCAGATTAACGAATGCGGCCAGAATGCGGCGCAGAAATATCCTGGTGTCACCTACTGGGATTACAACTGGCGCAAAGGCGGTGGTTCAGCGCGGATGATCGAAATCAGCAAGCGTGAACATTTCTATCAGCAAGAATATTGCGGCTGCATCTATTCACTACGTGATTCCAACAAATATCGCCAATCACAAGGGCGCGATATTATCCGCATCGGTAAACTGTATTACGGTGACGAAACCGAATAA
- the dusC gene encoding tRNA dihydrouridine(16) synthase DusC, whose amino-acid sequence MRVLLAPMEGVLDSLVRELLTEVNDYDLCITEFLRVVDQCLPVKSFYRLCPELQHASRTPSGTLVRVQLLGQYPQWLAENAARAVELGSYGVDLNCGCPSKLVNGSGGGATLLKDPELIYQGAKAMREAVPAHLPVTVKIRLGWDSGARQFEIADAVQQAGASELAVHGRTKEDGYKAECINWQAIGEIRQRLRIPVIANGEIWDWQSAQDCMATTGCDAIMLGRGALNVPNLSRVIKYNEPRMPWPDVMLLLQKYVRLEKQGDTGLYHVARIKQWLGYLRKEYDDATELFSEIRTLKTSTDIARVIGEP is encoded by the coding sequence ATGCGTGTTTTGCTTGCCCCGATGGAAGGGGTTCTCGACTCATTAGTGCGAGAACTGCTGACCGAAGTAAATGACTACGACCTGTGCATCACCGAATTTTTACGCGTGGTGGATCAGTGCCTGCCGGTTAAATCCTTTTATCGCCTTTGCCCAGAGTTACAGCATGCTAGCCGTACCCCGTCCGGCACGTTGGTGCGCGTGCAGCTATTGGGACAGTACCCACAATGGCTGGCGGAGAACGCCGCGCGGGCAGTGGAACTGGGTTCGTATGGCGTCGATCTTAACTGTGGCTGTCCGTCGAAGCTGGTGAACGGCAGCGGGGGCGGTGCGACGCTGTTAAAAGATCCCGAGCTGATTTATCAGGGCGCAAAAGCCATGCGTGAGGCTGTGCCTGCGCATTTACCTGTCACGGTGAAAATACGGCTGGGGTGGGATTCCGGCGCTCGCCAGTTTGAAATTGCCGATGCGGTGCAGCAGGCGGGGGCGAGCGAGTTGGCCGTGCATGGTCGCACGAAAGAAGACGGTTATAAGGCCGAATGCATTAACTGGCAAGCGATCGGGGAAATCCGCCAGCGTCTGCGGATTCCGGTGATTGCCAACGGTGAAATCTGGGACTGGCAGAGCGCACAGGATTGTATGGCGACGACGGGATGCGATGCCATCATGCTGGGGCGCGGTGCGCTGAATGTGCCGAACCTGAGCCGCGTGATTAAGTATAACGAACCGCGTATGCCGTGGCCTGACGTCATGTTACTGCTACAAAAATATGTGCGACTGGAAAAGCAGGGTGACACGGGGTTGTACCACGTCGCGCGTATCAAACAGTGGCTCGGCTATTTGCGTAAAGAGTACGACGATGCCACCGAATTATTCAGTGAAATTCGCACCTTGAAGACCTCTACGGATATCGCTCGTGTGATTGGTGAGCCGTAG
- the mmuP gene encoding S-methylmethionine permease yields the protein MEQHASGSEGQFKRTMKARHLVMLSLGGVIGTGLFFNTGYIISTTGAAGTLLAYLIGALVVYLVMLSLGELSVAMPETGAFHVYASRYLSPATGYTVAWLYWLTWTVALGSSLTAAGFCMQYWFPQVPVWTWCLLFCVLIYLLNVVSSRFFAEGEFWFSIVKVVTILAFIVLGGGAMFGFIPMQDGSPAPFFQNITASGWFPYGGLPILMTMVAVNFAFSGTELIGIAAGETENPHKVVPMAIRTTVARLVIFFLGTVLVLAAIIPMEEAGIAKSPFVLVFEKIGIPYAADIFNFVILTAILSAANSGLYASGRMLWSLSNEGTLPRRFSRLTRRGIPLFAISVSMLGGLLALFSSVIAPDTVYVALSAISGFAVVAVWLSICASHYMFRRHHVRAGKPLSELQYRAPWFPITPILGFLLCLLACVGLAFDPSQRIALWCGIPFVALCYGAYYFTQSMKKRRLTGVEDIA from the coding sequence ATGGAACAACACGCATCAGGTTCGGAAGGGCAGTTTAAACGCACCATGAAAGCTCGCCATTTGGTGATGCTTTCGCTCGGTGGTGTCATCGGTACTGGCCTGTTTTTCAATACGGGTTACATTATTTCCACGACGGGGGCGGCTGGGACGCTATTGGCGTATTTGATCGGCGCGTTGGTGGTGTATCTGGTGATGTTGAGTCTGGGGGAGTTGTCTGTTGCCATGCCGGAAACCGGGGCATTCCATGTGTATGCATCCCGCTATCTCAGCCCGGCAACAGGCTATACCGTGGCGTGGCTATATTGGCTGACGTGGACGGTCGCGCTCGGTTCCAGCCTGACCGCTGCTGGTTTTTGTATGCAGTATTGGTTTCCACAGGTGCCAGTCTGGACCTGGTGCCTGCTGTTTTGTGTGTTGATCTATTTGCTGAATGTTGTGTCGTCCCGCTTCTTTGCCGAAGGGGAATTCTGGTTCTCGATTGTTAAAGTGGTCACGATCCTCGCTTTTATCGTGCTTGGTGGGGGGGCGATGTTTGGCTTTATTCCGATGCAAGATGGTTCTCCCGCCCCGTTCTTCCAGAACATTACTGCGTCTGGCTGGTTCCCCTACGGTGGCCTGCCGATTTTGATGACGATGGTGGCGGTAAATTTCGCCTTCTCCGGTACGGAACTGATTGGTATCGCGGCAGGAGAAACTGAGAATCCGCACAAGGTTGTACCGATGGCGATCCGCACGACCGTCGCGCGGTTGGTGATCTTCTTTTTGGGGACGGTGCTGGTGCTGGCGGCGATAATCCCAATGGAAGAGGCCGGTATCGCCAAAAGCCCGTTTGTACTGGTGTTTGAAAAGATTGGTATTCCTTACGCCGCCGATATTTTTAATTTCGTGATTTTGACGGCGATCCTGTCCGCTGCTAACTCAGGGCTGTATGCCTCAGGGCGTATGCTGTGGTCGTTGTCCAACGAAGGCACGCTGCCACGCCGTTTTTCTCGTCTGACGCGTCGTGGTATTCCGCTTTTTGCCATTTCTGTCAGTATGCTGGGTGGGTTGCTGGCGCTGTTTTCCAGCGTGATTGCGCCGGACACCGTTTACGTGGCGCTGTCCGCGATTTCCGGTTTTGCTGTGGTGGCGGTGTGGTTGAGTATTTGTGCCTCGCACTATATGTTTCGTCGCCACCATGTCCGTGCCGGAAAACCCCTTTCCGAACTGCAATATCGTGCACCTTGGTTCCCGATAACACCGATTTTGGGATTCCTGCTGTGTCTGCTGGCCTGCGTCGGGCTGGCGTTTGACCCAAGCCAGCGGATTGCGCTGTGGTGTGGAATTCCATTTGTCGCGCTGTGTTACGGTGCTTATTATTTCACGCAGTCAATGAAGAAGCGTAGATTAACGGGAGTGGAAGACATTGCGTAA
- the mmuM gene encoding homocysteine S-methyltransferase, whose product MRKNTVTNMLATASTIVLDGALATELEARGCDLTDPLWSAKVLVENPALIYQVHLDYFNAGAQCAITASYQATPQGFKARGYSEAESLTLIAKSVQLAAQARDDYRRDNSQAGVLLVAGSVGPYGAYLADGSEYRGDYQLPQAEMMAFHRPRIAALHEAGADLLACETLPSFAEVEALIALLAEFPQAQAWFSFTLRDSEHLSDGTPLHTVLERVNACSQVVAVGINCIALENVTPALTYLSSLTNLPLVVYPNSGEQYDAITKTWSSGHDAACSLAAYLPEWQAAGARLIGGCCRTTPADIAGIARCCQHEG is encoded by the coding sequence TTGCGTAAAAATACGGTGACCAACATGCTGGCGACAGCATCAACGATTGTGCTGGACGGTGCGCTGGCGACCGAACTGGAAGCGCGTGGCTGTGATTTAACGGATCCACTGTGGTCGGCGAAAGTGCTGGTGGAAAATCCGGCTCTGATTTATCAGGTACACCTCGACTATTTCAACGCTGGGGCGCAGTGCGCGATTACCGCCAGCTATCAGGCGACGCCACAAGGGTTTAAGGCGCGTGGGTATAGCGAAGCGGAGTCGTTGACGCTGATTGCCAAAAGCGTACAGTTAGCGGCGCAGGCGCGGGATGATTATCGTCGTGACAATTCGCAGGCTGGCGTGCTGCTGGTGGCAGGGTCAGTCGGGCCGTATGGTGCCTATCTGGCGGATGGTTCAGAATACCGTGGCGACTACCAGTTGCCGCAGGCTGAGATGATGGCGTTTCATCGCCCGCGTATAGCGGCGCTGCATGAGGCAGGGGCGGATTTGTTGGCTTGCGAAACGCTGCCATCTTTTGCCGAAGTCGAGGCGCTGATTGCGTTACTGGCCGAATTCCCTCAGGCGCAAGCCTGGTTCTCTTTCACGCTGCGTGACAGCGAACACCTCAGCGACGGTACGCCATTACACACTGTGCTGGAACGGGTTAACGCCTGCTCGCAGGTGGTTGCCGTTGGTATTAACTGTATTGCGCTGGAGAATGTGACGCCTGCGCTGACGTACTTGTCCTCGTTGACGAATTTGCCTTTGGTGGTTTATCCCAATTCCGGCGAGCAGTATGATGCAATCACCAAAACCTGGAGCAGCGGTCACGATGCTGCCTGCTCGTTGGCGGCGTATCTGCCGGAGTGGCAGGCGGCAGGGGCGCGTCTGATTGGTGGCTGCTGCCGAACCACACCTGCTGATATTGCCGGTATTGCACGCTGCTGCCAGCATGAGGGGTAG